A genome region from Actinopolymorpha sp. NPDC004070 includes the following:
- a CDS encoding HdeD family acid-resistance protein, with the protein MPTREAPMGGEAPAMEVAESVSKLWWLYLAAGVVWTLYGMLILSLRPAALVSLAILAGIAFILGGISQFMQASRADSWRWLWIVGGILGIAAGIVAFVWPGPTLFVLSVFVAWYLVISGIFTIVASLASVRRNLWWVGLIIGALEIVLGMWAISSPGREVLLLVNLIGIGMILYGVTEIFAAFSVRKLPELVGEAQATRGRGRIPGQGRSAPA; encoded by the coding sequence ATGCCCACCAGGGAGGCCCCGATGGGTGGTGAGGCGCCGGCCATGGAGGTGGCGGAGTCGGTCAGCAAGCTGTGGTGGCTCTACCTCGCCGCCGGCGTCGTGTGGACGTTGTACGGCATGCTCATCCTGAGCCTGCGCCCGGCCGCGCTGGTGTCGCTGGCCATCCTGGCCGGCATCGCGTTCATCCTCGGCGGCATCTCGCAGTTCATGCAGGCGTCACGTGCGGACAGCTGGCGCTGGCTGTGGATAGTGGGCGGCATTCTCGGCATCGCGGCCGGAATCGTCGCGTTCGTGTGGCCGGGGCCGACGTTGTTCGTGCTCTCGGTCTTCGTGGCGTGGTACCTCGTGATAAGCGGGATCTTCACCATCGTTGCCAGCCTGGCCTCGGTCCGGCGGAACCTGTGGTGGGTGGGCCTCATCATCGGCGCGCTGGAGATCGTGCTGGGCATGTGGGCGATCAGCTCGCCCGGTCGCGAGGTGCTGCTGCTGGTCAACCTGATCGGGATCGGCATGATCCTGTACGGCGTGACCGAGATCTTCGCGGCGTTCAGCGTCCGCAAGCTCCCCGAACTCGTCGGCGAGGCTCAGGCCACCCGCGGCCGGGGACGCATTCCCGGGCAGGGCCGGTCGGCGCCTGCCTGA
- a CDS encoding glycosyltransferase, which produces MTATALLIFCAAAALTMSRWLHHGLASVYGFAVFTILGTKLLLSLLPARRWPKPNPRRRIGAIVTIYNEDPDLLRSCLDSLLSQSYPLRRIVVVDDASQDPAAFEVARQYAAVHDRISVFRQPENLGKRHGLAVGFRAMAGDVDIFVCVDSDSVLEPTAVHEGLRPFGRRRITATTGLVLPLNHDHNVLTRMQDVRYANAFLGERAAYSRLGSVLCVCGILAFYRADVVLRHLDDFLTQEFLGKPAITGDDRRMTNYCLSEGRVVFVESAIAHTAVPERFNHFVRQQARWGRSFFRESLWVLGNLSPTRPAWWLTLLELAQWAVFSSILLYVLVVHTLLTGEVLVLHYLWFVGLMSLARSVRYFDVRREGQSVWSRFLTFATSPLYGYVNLLVMLPLRFWSLITLRSTGWGTRSRVEVALRPKPEPALRQPEHRQPVSEQPVTEQPLTEQPAREREREYVGAA; this is translated from the coding sequence ATGACCGCCACCGCCCTGCTGATCTTCTGTGCCGCCGCGGCGCTGACCATGTCCAGGTGGCTGCACCACGGCCTGGCAAGCGTGTACGGGTTCGCCGTCTTCACCATCCTCGGCACCAAACTGCTGCTGTCCCTGCTTCCGGCCAGGCGGTGGCCGAAGCCGAACCCGCGCCGCCGGATCGGTGCGATCGTCACGATCTACAACGAGGACCCGGACCTGCTGCGCTCGTGCCTGGACTCGCTGCTGTCCCAGTCGTACCCCCTGCGCCGGATCGTGGTCGTCGACGACGCCTCCCAGGACCCGGCCGCGTTCGAGGTGGCCAGGCAGTACGCCGCGGTCCACGACCGGATCAGCGTGTTCCGCCAGCCGGAGAACCTCGGCAAGCGGCACGGGCTCGCGGTCGGCTTCCGCGCGATGGCCGGGGACGTGGACATCTTCGTGTGCGTCGACTCCGACTCGGTGCTGGAGCCCACCGCGGTGCACGAGGGCCTGCGGCCGTTCGGGCGCCGGCGGATCACCGCCACCACCGGGCTGGTCCTGCCCCTCAACCACGACCACAACGTGCTGACCCGGATGCAGGACGTGAGGTACGCGAACGCCTTCCTCGGCGAGCGGGCGGCGTACTCACGGCTCGGGTCGGTGCTGTGCGTGTGCGGGATCCTCGCCTTCTACCGGGCAGACGTCGTACTCCGGCACCTCGACGACTTCCTCACCCAGGAGTTCCTCGGCAAGCCCGCGATCACCGGCGACGACCGGCGGATGACGAACTACTGCCTGAGCGAGGGCCGGGTGGTGTTCGTCGAGTCGGCGATCGCGCACACCGCCGTACCCGAGCGCTTCAACCACTTCGTCCGCCAGCAGGCCCGGTGGGGCAGGTCCTTCTTCCGGGAGTCCCTGTGGGTCCTCGGCAACCTGTCCCCCACCAGGCCGGCGTGGTGGCTCACCCTGCTCGAGCTCGCGCAGTGGGCGGTCTTCTCCTCGATCCTGCTGTACGTGCTGGTGGTGCACACGTTGCTGACCGGCGAGGTCCTCGTCCTGCACTACCTGTGGTTCGTGGGGCTGATGTCGCTGGCGCGGTCCGTTCGCTACTTCGACGTACGCCGGGAGGGCCAGAGTGTCTGGTCGCGGTTCCTGACGTTCGCGACGTCACCGTTGTACGGCTACGTGAACCTGCTGGTGATGCTGCCGCTGCGGTTCTGGTCGCTGATCACCCTGCGCTCCACGGGATGGGGCACCCGGTCGCGGGTCGAGGTGGCCCTGCGCCCGAAGCCCGAGCCCGCGCTTCGGCAGCCCGAGCACCGGCAGCCGGTGAGCGAGCAGCCGGTGACCGAGCAGCCGCTGACCGAGCAGCCGGCGCGGGAACGGGAACGCGAGTACGTGGGTGCCGCCTGA
- a CDS encoding flavodoxin domain-containing protein: protein MAVVLMAYASRNGSTRGIAERIAASLDEYGNQVEVHQVGRAPDADGYDAAVLGCGLYGGAWPTEAQAYVRRNQSALVLRPVWLFSVGLGPAAAEQGFRFAGMLAGEAPKVVGQFRDAIDLRDHHVFAGAIEPAHLSRAGRLLYRGIRGKYGDFRNWKDVDAWSDTIARQLAND, encoded by the coding sequence ATGGCTGTGGTCCTGATGGCGTACGCGAGCAGGAACGGCTCGACCCGCGGCATCGCCGAGCGCATCGCGGCAAGTCTGGACGAGTACGGCAACCAGGTCGAGGTGCACCAGGTGGGCCGGGCGCCGGATGCCGACGGGTACGACGCGGCCGTGCTCGGGTGCGGGTTGTACGGCGGTGCCTGGCCGACCGAGGCCCAGGCGTACGTACGACGTAACCAGTCCGCGCTGGTGCTCCGGCCGGTGTGGTTGTTCAGCGTGGGTCTCGGCCCGGCCGCGGCAGAACAGGGCTTCCGGTTCGCCGGCATGCTCGCGGGTGAGGCGCCCAAGGTGGTCGGGCAGTTCAGGGATGCGATCGACCTGCGCGACCACCACGTCTTCGCCGGTGCGATCGAACCGGCGCACCTGTCGCGGGCCGGCCGGCTGCTTTACCGGGGGATCCGCGGAAAGTACGGCGACTTCCGCAACTGGAAGGACGTCGACGCCTGGTCGGACACCATCGCCCGCCAGCTCGCCAACGACTAG
- a CDS encoding NAD(P)-dependent oxidoreductase, giving the protein MASVRRRSGAGTGFGEVCMRVLVIGGSGLVGGLVLPRLAEEHDLRVFDLKPPRSDVDVEYVPGDLRDVTAVTRAVDGVDAVIFMAMGPMADWGSLDNARMHLEVAVPGLHVALRAAHEAGVTHAVYTSSMSVYAEPAVDDPRGGDDSPNDTSISAGVPGRDRYPDESTPPDGTDFYGLAKRLGEEVCRNAAEVYGMSVVALRLCHPVADADFPRTDHPRARLICTSARDVARALLAALDRRGHGFEPFAISGDAAERLVPMARAREVLGWTPLDNTDRPDPR; this is encoded by the coding sequence GTGGCGTCGGTCAGGCGCCGGTCGGGCGCCGGCACCGGCTTCGGGGAGGTCTGCATGCGGGTACTCGTCATCGGCGGTTCCGGTCTGGTGGGCGGGCTGGTCCTGCCCCGGCTGGCCGAGGAGCACGACCTGCGCGTGTTCGACCTGAAGCCGCCGCGCTCCGACGTCGACGTCGAGTACGTCCCGGGTGACCTGCGGGACGTGACGGCGGTGACCCGCGCCGTCGACGGCGTGGACGCGGTGATCTTCATGGCGATGGGGCCGATGGCCGACTGGGGCAGCCTGGACAACGCCCGCATGCACCTGGAGGTCGCGGTGCCCGGCCTGCACGTCGCGCTGCGGGCCGCGCACGAGGCCGGTGTCACGCACGCGGTCTACACCAGCAGCATGTCGGTGTACGCCGAGCCGGCCGTGGACGACCCGAGGGGCGGGGACGACTCGCCGAACGACACCTCGATCAGCGCCGGCGTCCCCGGCCGCGACCGCTATCCCGACGAGTCCACCCCGCCGGACGGGACCGACTTCTACGGCCTGGCCAAGCGGCTCGGCGAGGAGGTCTGCCGCAACGCCGCGGAGGTGTACGGCATGAGTGTCGTGGCGCTGCGGCTGTGCCACCCGGTAGCCGACGCCGACTTCCCGCGTACGGACCACCCACGGGCCAGGCTGATCTGCACCTCCGCGCGCGACGTCGCCCGGGCGCTGCTGGCGGCCCTGGACCGGCGTGGCCACGGGTTCGAGCCGTTCGCGATCAGCGGCGACGCCGCCGAGCGGCTGGTCCCGATGGCCAGGGCGCGGGAGGTGCTGGGCTGGACGCCGCTGGACAACACCGACCGGCCCGACCCGCGGTAG
- a CDS encoding sulfatase yields MKAILVLFDTLNRRFLPPYGNDWVHAPNFSRLARRSATFDRCYGGSMPCIPARRELHTGRYNFLHRDWGPLEPFDDSMPQLLSEHGVYTHLASDHQHYWEDGGATYHGRYDSWEFFRGQEGDAWKGQVADPHVPDSPKINRGATWRQDWINREHLRQEEDHPQSRTFDAGIEFLDTNHAQDNWFLHLETFDPHEPFYTYKQYKDLYPHAYAGPHHDWPDYKRVTERPEVVEHVRFEYAALLSMCDHSLGRVLDAMDAHDLWSDTMLIVATDHGFLLGEHGWWGKNAQPWYDENIHNPLFVWDPRAPHAAGQRRSSLVQTIDIAPTLMDHFGVERPPDMHGVPLGATVADDTPVREVGLFGSFGGHVNITDGRHVYMRACAEPDNAPLYAYTLMPTHMRERFRVDELRDAQLAPPFGFTKGCPVLRVPGEPLANTYLHGSMLFDLDNDPHQDDPLVDDEVETRLAGLMVELMRAEEAPAEQFTRLGLPETGDVGPEHLLLRRQREQVRKATTPLPDPEEFPAGPQSLTTPVAELLADPGAVASMESAVPGLLDNPRVATLGHLSLRELAAVAPGVLDGERLRRLASALAAS; encoded by the coding sequence GTGAAGGCGATCCTGGTGCTCTTCGACACGCTCAACCGCCGCTTCCTGCCGCCCTACGGCAACGACTGGGTGCACGCACCCAACTTCTCCCGGCTGGCACGGCGGTCCGCGACGTTCGACCGGTGCTACGGCGGCAGCATGCCGTGCATCCCGGCCCGCCGTGAGCTGCACACCGGCCGGTACAACTTCCTGCACCGCGACTGGGGTCCGCTGGAGCCGTTCGACGACTCGATGCCGCAACTGCTGAGCGAGCACGGCGTCTACACCCACCTGGCCAGCGACCACCAGCACTACTGGGAGGACGGCGGGGCGACCTACCACGGCCGCTACGACTCCTGGGAGTTCTTCCGCGGACAGGAGGGCGACGCGTGGAAGGGGCAGGTCGCCGACCCGCACGTGCCCGACAGCCCCAAGATCAACCGCGGCGCGACCTGGCGACAGGACTGGATCAACCGCGAGCACCTGCGCCAGGAGGAGGACCACCCCCAAAGCCGCACCTTCGACGCGGGCATCGAGTTCCTCGACACCAACCACGCGCAGGACAACTGGTTCCTGCACCTGGAGACGTTCGACCCGCACGAGCCGTTCTACACGTACAAGCAGTACAAGGATCTCTACCCGCACGCCTACGCCGGTCCGCACCACGACTGGCCCGACTACAAGCGGGTGACCGAGCGGCCCGAGGTTGTCGAGCACGTGCGGTTCGAGTACGCCGCCCTGCTCAGCATGTGCGACCACTCGCTGGGCCGGGTGCTGGACGCGATGGACGCCCACGACCTGTGGTCGGACACCATGCTGATCGTGGCCACCGACCACGGGTTCCTGCTCGGCGAGCACGGCTGGTGGGGCAAGAACGCCCAGCCGTGGTACGACGAGAACATCCACAACCCCTTGTTCGTATGGGATCCGCGCGCTCCGCACGCCGCCGGGCAACGCCGCTCGAGCCTGGTGCAGACGATCGACATCGCGCCCACGCTGATGGACCACTTCGGGGTGGAGCGCCCGCCGGACATGCACGGCGTACCACTCGGCGCGACGGTGGCCGACGACACGCCCGTACGCGAGGTGGGGTTGTTCGGCAGCTTCGGCGGCCACGTCAACATCACCGACGGGCGCCACGTCTACATGCGTGCGTGTGCCGAGCCGGACAACGCACCGTTGTACGCCTACACGCTGATGCCCACGCACATGCGCGAACGCTTCCGCGTGGACGAGTTACGTGACGCCCAGCTCGCTCCGCCGTTCGGGTTCACCAAGGGCTGCCCGGTGCTCCGCGTGCCCGGCGAACCCCTGGCCAACACCTATCTCCACGGCTCGATGCTGTTCGACCTCGACAACGACCCGCACCAGGACGACCCGCTGGTCGACGACGAGGTGGAGACCCGCCTGGCCGGGCTGATGGTGGAGCTGATGCGGGCCGAGGAGGCGCCGGCGGAACAGTTCACCCGGCTGGGCCTGCCCGAAACCGGCGACGTCGGGCCGGAGCACCTGTTGCTGCGCCGTCAGCGCGAGCAGGTTCGGAAGGCGACCACGCCGCTGCCGGACCCGGAGGAGTTCCCCGCCGGGCCGCAGTCGCTCACCACTCCGGTGGCCGAACTACTGGCCGACCCCGGCGCGGTGGCCTCGATGGAGTCGGCGGTGCCCGGCCTGCTGGACAACCCGCGGGTCGCCACCCTCGGCCACCTCTCGCTGCGCGAGCTCGCCGCGGTGGCGCCCGGTGTGCTCGACGGTGAACGCCTGCGGCGGCTGGCGAGCGCGCTGGCGGCGAGCTGA
- a CDS encoding histidine kinase yields MTTPTDPRADAHEGAGRSVVARVAPTLGAFTLAAVLGASGAVFTSTNYRVGAPGAVGVLIALWQVVPLLIAVRRPLVAWCVYAPTLVVAPLLVTPVDPSEPWPLLPPALIAYLVIQILLAWRRPLYVAAAAWALACAAFVVMAQTGDDVLATGPDVTLFVLTSALALVAGVGLRIRTRMRSRLLAEERLSAEERARRTLLEERARIAREMHDIVAHHMSVIVVQASTAEYRLSGLPPAAKEEFGSIAAAARESLTEMRRLLRVLREDRPAEDSAAETAPAESGTAEGAPSPADTRDATGSTRSTRSPSSPRTPQPGLARIPSLVESTRRAGTPVRLSMTAIPEQVPDVLALTAYRIVQEALSNVVRHASGASTRVSVDIVGSDLVVRVANAAGGPGRPGSPPVEAPVEALAETARAGHGLLGMRERVGLAGGELAAGPAPDGGFVVRASLPLGAGRPLVASGPAVPSGPGQGEER; encoded by the coding sequence ATGACCACTCCCACGGACCCGCGCGCCGACGCCCACGAGGGCGCCGGCCGGTCGGTCGTGGCCCGGGTCGCTCCGACGTTGGGTGCCTTCACGCTCGCGGCGGTGCTGGGGGCTTCCGGAGCGGTGTTCACCAGCACCAACTACCGGGTCGGCGCGCCAGGCGCGGTCGGCGTGCTGATCGCGCTGTGGCAGGTGGTCCCGCTGCTGATCGCGGTACGCCGGCCGCTGGTCGCCTGGTGTGTCTACGCGCCGACGCTGGTCGTCGCGCCCCTCCTGGTCACCCCCGTCGACCCGTCCGAGCCGTGGCCGCTGCTGCCGCCGGCCCTGATCGCCTACCTCGTCATCCAGATCCTGCTGGCCTGGCGGCGACCGCTCTACGTCGCGGCCGCGGCCTGGGCACTGGCCTGCGCGGCCTTCGTCGTGATGGCACAGACGGGCGACGATGTGCTGGCCACCGGCCCGGACGTGACCTTGTTCGTGCTGACCTCGGCGCTCGCGCTGGTCGCCGGTGTCGGGCTGCGGATCAGGACCCGGATGCGGTCCCGGCTCCTCGCCGAGGAACGCCTGTCCGCCGAGGAGCGCGCCCGGCGGACGCTGCTGGAGGAGCGCGCCCGCATCGCCCGGGAGATGCACGACATCGTGGCTCACCACATGTCGGTGATCGTGGTGCAGGCCTCCACCGCCGAATACCGCCTTTCCGGCCTGCCGCCGGCGGCGAAGGAGGAGTTCGGCTCGATCGCGGCGGCCGCGCGGGAGTCCCTGACGGAGATGCGCCGGCTGCTCCGGGTGCTGCGGGAGGACCGGCCCGCCGAGGACAGCGCTGCCGAGACCGCGCCAGCCGAGAGCGGGACAGCCGAGGGTGCACCGAGCCCGGCGGACACCCGCGACGCCACGGGTTCCACGAGGTCCACGCGTTCCCCCAGTTCCCCGCGCACCCCGCAGCCGGGGCTCGCCCGGATACCGTCGCTGGTGGAGTCGACCCGGCGCGCGGGCACGCCGGTACGCCTGTCGATGACCGCCATACCCGAGCAGGTGCCCGACGTCCTCGCACTGACCGCCTACCGCATCGTGCAGGAGGCGCTCAGCAACGTCGTCCGGCACGCGAGCGGAGCGTCCACCAGGGTGTCGGTCGACATCGTGGGCTCCGACCTCGTGGTCCGGGTGGCCAACGCCGCCGGAGGGCCGGGCCGCCCGGGCAGCCCGCCGGTCGAGGCGCCGGTCGAGGCGCTGGCCGAGACCGCCCGCGCCGGGCACGGCCTGCTCGGCATGCGCGAGCGGGTCGGGCTGGCCGGCGGTGAGCTCGCGGCCGGTCCGGCACCCGACGGCGGGTTCGTGGTCCGGGCGAGCCTTCCCCTCGGCGCCGGCCGTCCGCTGGTGGCGTCCGGACCAGCGGTGCCATCGGGGCCCGGCCAGGGAGAGGAGCGATGA
- a CDS encoding class I SAM-dependent methyltransferase: MRTTSDTLVTESFVSALYERYAEGLRRVRQEQRELYDRHRRAGGRAQLDDLEAEISYLLVRHTRPAALVEIGCLHGWSTSWLLRALRDNREGTLYSFDRTGAARRWVPPELSEGRWLFTEGDVRERVAELPDDIGYLFLDAAHSARFARWYLRTLLPRLAPGTVVSVHDVHHRARPLPGTEGAELLRWLCTAGITSFTVAAAKAPDVNARLRRLRVELGLAEPVHSGADDPMVFFTTPHPAGHSGPSLAEPAAAPGRVGHAEPR, encoded by the coding sequence ATGCGAACCACGTCCGACACGCTCGTGACCGAGTCCTTCGTGTCCGCCCTGTACGAGAGATACGCCGAGGGCCTGCGGAGGGTGCGCCAGGAACAGCGGGAGCTGTACGACCGGCACCGGCGCGCCGGAGGCCGGGCCCAGCTGGACGACCTCGAGGCCGAGATCAGCTACCTGCTGGTGCGCCACACCAGGCCGGCCGCCCTGGTCGAGATCGGCTGCCTGCACGGCTGGTCGACGAGCTGGTTGCTGCGGGCGCTGCGGGACAACCGGGAGGGGACGTTGTACTCCTTCGACCGGACCGGAGCGGCCCGCCGGTGGGTTCCTCCGGAGCTGTCGGAGGGCCGCTGGCTGTTCACCGAGGGCGACGTCCGCGAGCGGGTGGCCGAGCTCCCGGACGACATCGGGTACCTCTTCCTGGACGCCGCACACTCGGCGCGCTTCGCCCGGTGGTACCTCCGTACTCTGCTGCCGCGGCTCGCTCCGGGCACCGTCGTGAGCGTGCACGACGTCCATCACCGGGCCAGGCCACTGCCGGGTACGGAGGGCGCCGAGCTGCTGCGGTGGTTGTGCACGGCCGGGATCACGTCGTTCACCGTCGCCGCCGCGAAGGCGCCCGACGTCAACGCCCGGTTGCGCCGGCTGCGCGTGGAGCTGGGGCTGGCCGAGCCGGTCCACTCCGGAGCCGACGACCCGATGGTCTTCTTCACCACCCCGCACCCCGCAGGCCACTCCGGCCCCTCCCTGGCGGAACCGGCCGCGGCCCCGGGTCGCGTCGGCCACGCGGAACCGCGATGA
- a CDS encoding DUF308 domain-containing protein yields the protein MATVLLALGDSWGAILFLGCASLLLGAAVVAWPHLSTTAWPSPTTRTIGVLLGAQILLYGLCHLLRAMAAPDVDGGRRVLVALLGIEALVVGVLLVRGIGGTVAVLGLMAGLFWLVAGVIAALSEFVGRARPGRGPAMLGGLLAIGASIAVLSYPEASLTVVAEVLGGYATVLGVLTIVAAFQVRGAAPDRPADRDRSDRGDAAGG from the coding sequence GTGGCCACCGTCCTGCTCGCCCTGGGGGACAGCTGGGGCGCGATCCTGTTTCTCGGGTGTGCGAGCCTCCTGCTCGGCGCCGCGGTCGTCGCCTGGCCCCACCTGAGCACGACCGCCTGGCCGAGCCCCACCACGAGGACGATCGGCGTCCTGCTCGGCGCCCAGATCCTGCTGTACGGCCTGTGCCACCTGCTGCGCGCGATGGCGGCGCCCGACGTGGACGGCGGCCGCCGCGTCCTGGTGGCGCTGCTCGGCATCGAGGCCCTGGTCGTGGGCGTCCTGCTGGTCCGTGGAATCGGCGGCACCGTGGCCGTGCTCGGGCTGATGGCCGGGCTGTTCTGGCTGGTGGCGGGGGTGATCGCCGCCCTGTCGGAGTTCGTGGGCAGGGCCCGCCCCGGGCGCGGTCCGGCCATGCTGGGCGGGCTGCTGGCGATCGGGGCGAGCATCGCGGTCCTGTCGTACCCCGAGGCGTCCCTCACCGTGGTCGCCGAGGTCCTCGGCGGCTACGCGACCGTCCTCGGCGTGCTGACCATCGTGGCGGCGTTCCAGGTCCGCGGTGCGGCGCCCGACCGGCCGGCCGACCGCGACCGGTCCGACCGCGGCGACGCGGCCGGCGGCTGA
- a CDS encoding LLM class F420-dependent oxidoreductase, translating into MVEFGYTLMCEQAGPTQLVRDACLAEEAGFDFAVMSDHYFPWLDAQGHSAYAWSVLGAVAQATSRIPLMTYVTCPIRRYHPAVVAQKAATVALLSEGRFTLGLGAGENLNEHVVGGGWPPVDLRHEMLTEAIEIIRELWDGGYLRYDGEHFKVESAKLWDLPPTPPKIGVAASGPQSVRLAAHYGDALIATEPKPELGEMFDEFGGTGKPRIGQIPVCYDTDTEAAKQRAHEQFRWFAGGWKVNAELPGPSAFAAASQFVTPDDVAEQIPCGPDVATHVEAIKEYVDAGYTHVALVQIGGDHQEEFVAWANKELLPALREL; encoded by the coding sequence ATGGTGGAGTTCGGTTACACGCTGATGTGCGAACAGGCCGGCCCGACCCAGCTCGTACGCGACGCATGCCTGGCCGAGGAGGCCGGCTTCGACTTCGCGGTGATGAGCGACCACTATTTCCCCTGGCTGGACGCGCAGGGGCACTCGGCGTACGCCTGGTCGGTGCTGGGCGCGGTCGCCCAGGCCACCTCGCGGATCCCGCTGATGACGTACGTCACCTGCCCCATCAGGCGCTACCACCCGGCGGTCGTCGCGCAGAAGGCGGCCACGGTCGCGCTGCTCAGCGAGGGGCGGTTCACCCTCGGGCTCGGCGCGGGGGAGAACCTCAACGAGCACGTCGTGGGCGGTGGCTGGCCTCCGGTCGACCTACGCCACGAGATGCTGACCGAGGCGATCGAGATCATCCGTGAGCTGTGGGACGGCGGCTACCTGCGCTACGACGGCGAGCACTTCAAGGTCGAGTCCGCCAAGCTCTGGGACCTTCCGCCGACGCCGCCGAAGATCGGGGTGGCGGCGTCCGGGCCGCAGTCGGTGCGGCTCGCCGCCCACTACGGCGACGCGCTGATCGCCACCGAGCCCAAGCCGGAGCTCGGCGAGATGTTCGACGAGTTCGGCGGCACCGGCAAGCCGCGCATCGGCCAGATCCCGGTGTGTTACGACACCGACACCGAGGCCGCCAAGCAGCGCGCCCACGAGCAGTTCCGGTGGTTCGCAGGCGGGTGGAAGGTCAACGCCGAACTGCCCGGCCCGTCGGCGTTCGCTGCGGCGTCGCAGTTCGTCACACCCGACGACGTGGCCGAGCAGATCCCCTGCGGCCCGGACGTCGCCACCCACGTGGAGGCGATCAAGGAGTACGTCGACGCGGGCTACACGCACGTGGCGCTGGTGCAGATCGGCGGCGACCACCAGGAGGAGTTCGTCGCCTGGGCCAACAAGGAGCTGCTGCCGGCCCTCCGGGAACTGTGA
- a CDS encoding esterase-like activity of phytase family protein codes for MGRSTALVLSAALVTPLLGVALATGSAAAAPATAPDAAPNAAPPPAAAAGRHDPGLGTPRLLGVRTVPKGLVVGGLSVGELSGLDRDPRTGRWYLLSDDSEDGPVRMFTARFEVSEAGVGEIRFTGATALERTDGSTFPPFASADPEVADPESIRVDPRDDSLYWTSEGKRVVPTDGSAPALIDPWVRQATSAGKYVRQFAGPADLAMHADEVGPRANATFEGMTLTTDGRRLVTSMEGPLYQDGPSPTVDRGALTRLTWYDKRTGRAFRQVAYPLDPIPVAPNPPTASADNGVSELLAVDRHRYLVLERSFASGVGNSIRLYEIDDRGATNVLRRASLADGGYRPVRKRLVVDFADFAGAGLPHVDNLEGMAWGPRLATGERTLVFVSDDNFNPSQVTQVVALAVR; via the coding sequence ATGGGTAGGTCCACCGCACTCGTCCTGTCGGCCGCATTGGTCACGCCGCTGCTCGGCGTCGCGCTGGCCACCGGCTCCGCCGCCGCGGCTCCCGCGACCGCACCGGACGCCGCTCCGAACGCCGCACCGCCGCCGGCCGCGGCTGCCGGACGCCACGACCCGGGACTGGGCACGCCGCGCCTGCTCGGGGTGCGAACCGTGCCGAAGGGACTCGTCGTCGGCGGCCTGTCCGTCGGTGAACTCTCCGGCCTCGACCGCGACCCGCGCACCGGTCGGTGGTACCTGCTGTCCGACGACTCCGAGGACGGCCCGGTGCGCATGTTCACCGCCCGGTTCGAGGTGTCCGAAGCAGGCGTGGGGGAGATCCGGTTCACCGGCGCCACCGCCCTCGAACGCACCGACGGCTCCACCTTCCCGCCGTTCGCCAGTGCGGACCCGGAGGTGGCCGACCCCGAGTCCATCCGCGTGGACCCCCGCGACGACAGCCTGTACTGGACCAGCGAGGGCAAGCGGGTGGTGCCCACCGACGGGTCGGCGCCCGCACTGATCGATCCGTGGGTACGCCAGGCGACGTCGGCCGGGAAGTACGTACGCCAGTTCGCCGGCCCGGCAGACCTGGCGATGCACGCAGACGAGGTGGGGCCGCGGGCGAACGCGACCTTCGAGGGGATGACCCTCACCACCGACGGGCGCCGGCTGGTGACGTCGATGGAGGGACCGCTCTACCAGGACGGTCCGTCGCCGACCGTCGACCGCGGCGCGCTCACCCGCCTCACGTGGTACGACAAGCGCACCGGCCGGGCCTTCCGGCAGGTGGCGTACCCGCTCGACCCGATCCCGGTGGCGCCGAACCCGCCCACCGCGTCGGCCGACAACGGCGTCAGCGAACTGCTGGCCGTCGACCGCCACCGCTACCTCGTCCTCGAACGCTCCTTCGCCTCCGGCGTCGGCAACAGCATCCGGCTGTACGAGATCGACGACCGCGGCGCGACGAACGTCCTCCGTCGGGCGAGCCTCGCCGACGGCGGTTACCGACCGGTGCGCAAGCGCCTCGTGGTCGACTTCGCGGACTTCGCCGGCGCGGGGCTCCCGCACGTGGACAACCTGGAGGGCATGGCCTGGGGGCCGAGACTGGCGACCGGCGAACGGACGCTGGTGTTCGTGTCCGACGACAACTTCAACCCGAGCCAGGTCACCCAGGTGGTCGCACTCGCGGTGCGCTGA